One window of Nostoc sp. C052 genomic DNA carries:
- a CDS encoding biopolymer transporter ExbD: MRLPDEPELPLQINIVPMIDVIFAILTFFIMSTLFLTRSEGLPVNLPKAATAKQQQVPSKITITVDEQGQVSLNRKPTTVDDLTAQVRTLVGSKPEVLVIINADEKVTHGKVVAVMDRVRQVAGAKLAIATQR, from the coding sequence ATGCGTCTACCAGATGAACCAGAACTTCCATTACAGATCAACATTGTGCCGATGATTGACGTGATTTTTGCAATTTTGACATTTTTTATCATGTCAACTTTGTTTTTAACACGTTCGGAAGGTTTGCCAGTAAATTTACCGAAGGCAGCTACAGCTAAACAACAGCAAGTTCCTTCTAAAATTACGATCACGGTAGATGAACAAGGACAGGTAAGCTTGAACCGTAAACCAACGACAGTTGACGATTTGACAGCGCAAGTGCGGACTTTAGTTGGTTCTAAACCAGAAGTGTTAGTGATTATTAATGCTGATGAAAAAGTCACTCACGGGAAGGTGGTGGCTGTGATGGATCGGGTACGTCAGGTTGCGGGGGCAAAATTAGCGATCGCTACCCAAAGATAA
- a CDS encoding MotA/TolQ/ExbB proton channel family protein yields MGIQNLFAAGGVVMWPLLAFSVLGVALIIERIRFWVRINQRQSRVVRDVLNLYRLDNVVGAMDKLQKNADLPLARIFLAALELEEPNPEEFRLALESEAQAEIPVLKRFQNIFETIISLAPLLGLLGTVLGLIASFASLNLGDVGGSKTTGVTSGISEALVSTASGLIVAIFILMFANTFRGLYQRQIALIQEYGGQLELLYRRRYERGEKTYASTR; encoded by the coding sequence ATGGGAATTCAAAATTTGTTTGCAGCAGGCGGTGTGGTCATGTGGCCCCTGTTGGCGTTTTCGGTATTGGGTGTGGCACTGATCATTGAGCGAATCAGGTTTTGGGTAAGAATCAATCAGCGTCAAAGCCGCGTGGTGCGAGATGTTTTGAATCTCTACCGTCTCGATAATGTTGTTGGTGCAATGGATAAACTTCAGAAAAATGCAGATTTGCCACTGGCACGAATTTTTCTGGCGGCTTTAGAATTAGAAGAGCCAAATCCAGAGGAATTTCGTTTGGCATTAGAAAGCGAAGCCCAGGCTGAAATACCTGTACTCAAACGCTTCCAAAATATTTTCGAGACAATCATTAGTCTTGCACCACTGTTAGGTCTGCTTGGCACTGTGTTAGGATTGATAGCTTCCTTTGCCTCTTTAAACCTTGGTGATGTAGGAGGTAGTAAAACAACTGGTGTGACATCTGGAATTAGTGAGGCTCTAGTATCAACAGCATCAGGATTGATCGTTGCTATATTCATACTCATGTTTGCCAATACCTTTCGGGGACTGTACCAACGGCAAATTGCGCTAATTCAGGAGTATGGGGGACAGCTAGAATTACTTTACCGCCGTCGTTATGAACGAGGAGAAAAAACTTATGCGTCTACCAGATGA